CAAGGAGGGAGGGAGGACGTACTATATATGAAAAGCAGACCCCAGCACACATAGACACGCAAGGGGGGAGGTCTGAATTGATAATAGCAGAGGAAGAAGAACTGAAGTCGATCCTCAACTGCGAATCTGTATGTGTGCTAATCTGATCTGAAGGAGATTGGTTTGCCTTCCCTTCGTCGTTCTCTGACAAGGTCGGTCTGTTTCTGGTACTCAGGTTGTGATCTTCTAATGACGGAGGTGACCAAGGAGAAATGCCGGCCGGCCGACAAGCTGCAGCATAGCATCAATGATGCCATCGTCGGAGTGCCTGGCGGCGCGACGGCGGCGTGCTGGGACTGCAGCATCTGCCTGGAGGTGGCGTCGGAGCCGGTGGTGACGCTGTGCGGCCACCTCTACTGCTGGCCCTGCATCTTCCGCTGGCtcaccacctcctccaagtccaagTCCCGCGCCTCGCCCTCCGCGCGCTGCCCCGTCTGCAAGGCCGCCGTCTCCGAGGACCACCTCGTGCCGCTCTACGGCCGCGCTCGCGCCACCACCCTAAGCCCGGCCGGAGGCAGAGGAGGCGGCGTCTGTCAGGTGCCGTGTCGTTCGCCGGTGCCGGGGCCGAACGTGGAGGAGCGCCTTCACGGGCCGGACTCGGACGATGGCGGCAACTTCTACTACTACTACGACAACGTCGGCATCAATGGCCTGGACTGCTCCAACGCGGAGCGCTTGCTCGGCGGCATCGCGCTGGCGGTGCTACTCCCATGGGCGACGAGGGGCGCCGGTGGAAGGCCGCCACCGCCGTCGTTGTACCGCGACGGCGAGGGCTGGAGGATGGCGCGCCAGCAGAGGCGGGTGGCGCGCAGGTTGCGGCAGATATGGGTGTTCCTCGCCATGGTGGCGTTCCTCTGCTTCCTCCTTCTTTGAGGCTCTGCAGAAAACGACGTAAATTTTTTTTGAACTGGCAGGAGCGTTGCATTTTCGTTAAAAGGAAAATATGTACATATTAGCATGTTTAAAGGGGAAGGGGTACATGCCGGAAAACCCCAATGAAAAACAACCGCATACGGTTACCCGTGGTTTGAATACCTCTCGGTCGAAAGGTTAAATCTCGCCGCGCAATCTCCTCGAAGGTGAGGTGGGCCACCTCAACATAAGTCAATCTCATGCCGTTGAAAAAAATGCGTCGGTTCCTTTCCCTCCAGACATTCAACATGGTACAGATGAGGATACCACTCCAACACTTCCTCTCTGGGTTGTCGTTATCTTTGAGCCCTCTCTCCCATCAGGAGTCAATTGAGGGGAATTTAGCCACGGGACCAACGGCAGAGCTATGTGCACTTCTGGGcggctgtgccccccccccccccccccaacccaaaGATTAGTG
This window of the Triticum aestivum cultivar Chinese Spring chromosome 5D, IWGSC CS RefSeq v2.1, whole genome shotgun sequence genome carries:
- the LOC123124325 gene encoding E3 ubiquitin-protein ligase RMA2, which produces MTEVTKEKCRPADKLQHSINDAIVGVPGGATAACWDCSICLEVASEPVVTLCGHLYCWPCIFRWLTTSSKSKSRASPSARCPVCKAAVSEDHLVPLYGRARATTLSPAGGRGGGVCQVPCRSPVPGPNVEERLHGPDSDDGGNFYYYYDNVGINGLDCSNAERLLGGIALAVLLPWATRGAGGRPPPPSLYRDGEGWRMARQQRRVARRLRQIWVFLAMVAFLCFLLL